AGATGGTGTGACGATCCAGAACTGTGAGGTCGGCTGGGTAGGCGGCATCGTCGGAGTTTACAATACTGGAGATGCGTCAACCGGCTATGGAGCCGGGATCCAGCGTCTGGCGGGCGGCATGGGCGGAGGAAATCACGGTACACGGTTTCAGAACAACTATGTCCACCATATGTATCACGCCGGCGGCGGTATTGAAACGTTTGAGGAACAGGGTTTTGAATCCGGCAGCGTCTATGGAGTACAATTTGTAGGGAATCTCTTTTATCAATGTTCTTCCGGTCTGACCTTTTTCAACTGGGATGAGGAGCCGAACCCGGAGCGCAAGTTTGTGGACTGCATCTATGAGGACAACTGGGTGCTCTTTACCGGCCTGGAGGACTGGATGGATCAGAGCTTTTCCCCTGCCTTTTCCCACGAGGGCGGTCCCAATCTCCAGGAAGGATGCGCCATCCGGAACAATGTGTTCTTCGTGGCCCGGTCGGCCATCGTCTATATTCAGGAATATGTGGAGGAGTACTTTCCTGACTTTGAGGGCAACACCTATGTGCAGTATGCCGACATCCCCCTGATCCACAGTGACAGTGAGAATCTGGACATGGATAACTATGATCCCCAGGCCGCTATGGAGGTGCTGGGGGACGAGTCCGGCACAGTCATCCTCTTGAATGAAGACATCTGGGGCAACCGTCTGGAGTGATTGGCAGTCATACAATGGCTCATCAAGGAAATATAAAAGCTGATACCATATCATATACCGAAAAACAGGTATAACCCATTATTGGATAATAATAACCACCTGAGAGATCTAAAAATTTTTGGATTTCTTGGGCGGTTTTCTTATATTTATTTCTGAGTGGACATATAGAAAATCAAACAAAATGAGGTCTGGCAAGTTTCGGGCAAAATCCAAACATCAGGTGTGAGGCCAGCGCCATCAACAACTTGGAAGACTTATAATTTCGTATGATCAGAAGAGGAGTAACCTATGCAGACCATTCTCATCATTGAAGACGACGCGGCTCTGGCTTCGGGCCTTTGCCGGGCGCTGAAACGTGAAGACCGTACACTGCAAAGCTGCGGGAAGATCCGGGAAGCCCGCCGGATCCTTAGGGAGGCGCAGCCGGATCTTGTGATCCTGGACGTGAACCTGCCGGATGGAAGCGGGTTTGACTTCCTGGGGGAAATCAAAGGGAAGGGAAAGGTTCCGGTCATCCTTCTTACAGCCAACGACATGGAGACAGACATCGTGGCGGGGCTGGAGGCGGGAGCCGACGACTATATCACCAAGCCCTTCAGCCTGGCTGTGCTGCGGGCCCGGGTCAATACGCAGCTGAGGCGGAAAAAGGAGACGGAAAGCCGGCCAGAGGCCCGGTGGGAATCCGAAAGGTACCGGTTCCTCTTTGACCGGATGGAGTATCTGGTGGAGGGAACTCCGGTGGAACTGAGTAAAAATGAGCAGAAGCTGCTCCGGATCCTGGTGGAGAACGAGGGCCGGATCGTAAAGCGGGAGACGCTGATCGACCGGATCTGGACTGACGGCGCGGAGTATGTGGACGAG
This window of the Massilistercora timonensis genome carries:
- a CDS encoding response regulator transcription factor, yielding MQTILIIEDDAALASGLCRALKREDRTLQSCGKIREARRILREAQPDLVILDVNLPDGSGFDFLGEIKGKGKVPVILLTANDMETDIVAGLEAGADDYITKPFSLAVLRARVNTQLRRKKETESRPEARWESERYRFLFDRMEYLVEGTPVELSKNEQKLLRILVENEGRIVKRETLIDRIWTDGAEYVDENALSVTVKRLRDKLAAGERIETVYGTGYRWVKQHG